The following are encoded in a window of Sphingobium sp. AP49 genomic DNA:
- a CDS encoding DUF47 family protein, whose amino-acid sequence MRQIAALPYTSDPIDGSMQILLITSRDTGRWVIPKGNRIKGLAGHRAAEVEAFEEAGIHGIACPAPIGRYSYDKRKRSGKSREASVEVFPLAVTGHLTQWPEKGQRELRWFSVAEAAKAVDEPDLQSIIAAFREPPADPGWFLRLLLAIREKQSERTGMLRWFHALMPKQGRFFEQFEDHAATLVAGADALAKLLKGGPDMAEHIKEISDREHEADDIIRDVLQDVRRIFVTPFDRSAITGLIGVMDDAIDQMNQTAKAIALYEVKDFAPQMQDMSALIVECARITAEAMPLLRSLNINSARLHDLTERLVKLEGHADILHEAGLKALYQQARAGNPMDFIVGNEIYSHLEKVTDRFEDVANEISGLVIDHA is encoded by the coding sequence ATGCGCCAGATTGCCGCTCTCCCCTACACCAGCGATCCGATCGACGGGTCGATGCAGATCCTGCTGATCACATCGCGCGACACCGGCCGCTGGGTGATCCCCAAGGGCAATCGCATCAAGGGCCTGGCCGGCCATCGCGCCGCCGAGGTCGAGGCGTTCGAGGAAGCGGGCATTCATGGCATCGCCTGTCCCGCGCCGATCGGTCGATACAGCTATGACAAGCGCAAGCGCAGCGGCAAGTCGCGCGAGGCGAGCGTCGAGGTTTTTCCGCTTGCCGTCACCGGCCATCTGACGCAATGGCCCGAAAAAGGGCAGCGCGAGTTGCGCTGGTTTTCCGTCGCCGAAGCCGCAAAGGCCGTCGACGAACCCGATCTTCAATCGATCATCGCGGCTTTCCGCGAACCACCCGCTGATCCGGGCTGGTTCCTCCGGTTGCTGCTGGCGATCCGCGAGAAGCAAAGTGAAAGGACTGGAATGCTGCGCTGGTTTCACGCGCTGATGCCCAAGCAGGGGCGCTTCTTCGAGCAATTCGAGGATCATGCCGCCACCCTGGTTGCCGGCGCCGATGCCCTGGCCAAGCTGCTCAAGGGCGGCCCGGACATGGCCGAGCATATCAAGGAGATATCGGACCGCGAGCATGAAGCGGACGACATCATCCGCGACGTGCTGCAGGACGTCCGCCGCATCTTCGTCACCCCGTTCGACCGCAGCGCCATCACCGGCCTGATCGGCGTGATGGACGACGCGATCGACCAGATGAACCAGACCGCCAAGGCAATCGCGCTGTACGAGGTCAAGGACTTCGCGCCGCAGATGCAGGACATGAGCGCGTTGATCGTCGAATGCGCGCGGATCACGGCGGAGGCGATGCCGCTGCTGCGATCGCTCAACATCAACTCGGCCCGCCTGCACGACCTGACCGAACGGCTGGTCAAGCTGGAAGGCCATGCCGACATATTGCATGAGGCGGGCCTCAAGGCTCTCTACCAACAGGCCCGTGCCGGCAATCCGATGGACTTCATCGTCGGCAACGAAATCTACAGCCATCTGGAAAAGGTGACCGACCGGTTCGAGGACGTCGCCAACGAGATTTCCGGCCTGGTCATCGACCACGCCTGA